A single Micromonospora luteifusca DNA region contains:
- a CDS encoding DeoR/GlpR family DNA-binding transcription regulator: protein MLAQQRQAAILERVRSTGGVRVSELAGEFGVSDMTIRRDLEALHERGLLAKVHGGATTAGSSSTDEPGFHAKSVRQLSEKAAIADRAAQLVQPGAAIALSAGTTTAELARRLVDVPGLTVVTNSLPVAEILHAGGRPDQTVVLTGGVRTPSDALVGPLAVGAVRSLHLDLLFLGVHGITERAGFTTPNLMEAETDRALVAAADQLVVLADHTKWGTVGISSIVELAAAHVLVSDDRLPPPARRVLGEQVGELIMVKATGADRATRTPTSEGAAQ, encoded by the coding sequence ATGCTCGCTCAACAGCGGCAGGCGGCCATCCTGGAGCGGGTCCGGTCGACGGGCGGCGTCCGGGTGAGTGAGCTGGCCGGCGAGTTCGGTGTCTCCGACATGACCATCCGGCGCGATCTGGAGGCGCTGCACGAGCGTGGCCTGCTGGCCAAGGTGCACGGCGGTGCCACGACAGCCGGGTCGAGTTCGACCGACGAGCCGGGCTTCCACGCCAAGTCGGTCCGCCAACTGTCGGAGAAGGCCGCCATCGCGGACCGGGCGGCCCAACTGGTCCAGCCTGGCGCGGCTATCGCGCTGTCCGCCGGCACCACCACGGCCGAGCTGGCCCGGAGGCTGGTGGACGTGCCCGGCCTGACAGTGGTGACCAACTCGTTGCCGGTGGCCGAGATCCTGCACGCCGGAGGTCGACCGGACCAGACGGTGGTGCTCACCGGCGGCGTACGCACGCCGTCGGACGCGCTGGTCGGTCCACTCGCGGTCGGAGCCGTCCGGTCACTGCATTTGGATCTGCTCTTCCTGGGCGTCCACGGCATCACCGAGCGGGCCGGCTTCACCACTCCGAACCTGATGGAGGCGGAGACCGACCGGGCACTGGTGGCTGCGGCGGATCAGCTGGTGGTGCTCGCCGACCACACCAAGTGGGGCACGGTGGGCATCTCCTCGATCGTCGAGCTGGCAGCAGCACACGTACTGGTCAGCGACGACCGGTTGCCTCCGCCCGCGCGACGGGTACTCGGCGAGCAGGTAGGCGAATTGATCATGGTAAAGGCAACAGGGGCGGACCGCGCGACGCGCACGCCGACAAGTGAGGGGGCGGCGCAGTGA
- the galT gene encoding galactose-1-phosphate uridylyltransferase, with product MKRTAIDLADGRELIYFDERDDAVRDQPDRRDLPPPPPASQLRYDPLTDEWVAVAVHRQTRIFLPPASECPLDPSEGDRLTEIPAPDYDVVVFENRFPSLSGRVADEPGEITPFTPARPGLGRCEVVCFTSDHNASFASLPPRRVRTVLDALADRTEVLGELPGVEQVFCFENRGVEIGVTLHHPHGQIYAYPFVTPRTRALLGAARRHAERTGGGNLYADVLAAERATGDRVVAENEHWTAFVPAAARWPFEVHVAPHRVVPDIPALSDSERDAFGPLYLDLLRRFDGLFDMPMPYISAWHQAPVRIDRELGHLHLQLFSIRRATDKLKYLAGSESGMGVFINDIAPERAAELLRAA from the coding sequence GTGAAACGCACCGCGATCGACCTGGCCGACGGCCGGGAGCTGATCTATTTCGACGAGCGCGACGACGCGGTCCGCGACCAGCCGGACCGCCGCGACCTGCCGCCGCCGCCCCCGGCGTCCCAGCTGCGCTACGACCCGCTGACCGACGAGTGGGTGGCGGTCGCCGTGCACCGGCAGACCCGCATCTTCCTCCCGCCGGCGAGCGAGTGCCCCCTCGACCCGTCCGAGGGCGACCGGCTGACCGAGATCCCCGCTCCCGACTACGACGTGGTGGTCTTCGAGAACCGGTTCCCGTCGCTGAGCGGCCGAGTGGCCGACGAGCCCGGAGAGATCACCCCGTTCACACCGGCTCGACCGGGGCTCGGGCGGTGCGAGGTGGTCTGCTTCACCTCGGACCACAACGCCTCCTTCGCCAGCCTGCCCCCGCGCCGGGTCCGCACCGTGCTGGACGCACTCGCCGACCGCACCGAGGTGCTCGGTGAACTGCCCGGTGTGGAGCAGGTCTTCTGCTTCGAGAACCGGGGCGTCGAGATCGGCGTCACCCTGCACCACCCGCACGGGCAGATCTACGCGTACCCCTTCGTGACGCCGCGCACCCGCGCGCTGCTGGGTGCGGCACGCCGACACGCCGAGCGGACCGGCGGAGGCAACCTGTACGCGGACGTGCTGGCCGCCGAGCGCGCCACCGGCGACCGGGTGGTCGCCGAGAACGAACACTGGACGGCGTTCGTGCCGGCGGCCGCTCGCTGGCCGTTCGAGGTGCACGTCGCGCCGCATCGCGTGGTGCCGGACATCCCGGCCCTCAGCGACAGCGAGCGGGACGCTTTCGGGCCGCTCTACCTGGATCTGCTGCGCCGCTTCGACGGCCTGTTCGACATGCCGATGCCATACATCTCGGCCTGGCACCAGGCGCCGGTGCGGATCGACCGGGAGTTGGGCCACCTGCACCTACAGCTGTTCAGCATCCGGCGAGCCACGGACAAGCTGAAGTACCTGGCGGGCTCCGAGTCCGGAATGGGTGTCTTCATCAACGACATCGCTCCGGAACGTGCCGCCGAATTGCTCCGCGCCGCCTGA